One Flavobacterium sp. 90 DNA segment encodes these proteins:
- a CDS encoding RidA family protein, whose translation MKRENILTGSPWEDKMGYCRAVRIGNIIEVSGTVAIVDGDKVKADDAYAQTYNILERVEKVLEDLNVGMKDVIRTRIFTTNIITFEDVARAHSAFFKDVKPTTGFYEISKLVAPEYLVEIEFTAVVQ comes from the coding sequence ATGAAAAGAGAAAACATCTTAACAGGATCACCATGGGAAGACAAAATGGGATATTGTCGTGCAGTAAGAATTGGCAATATCATTGAAGTTTCAGGAACTGTGGCTATTGTTGATGGTGACAAAGTAAAAGCTGATGATGCTTATGCTCAAACCTATAACATCCTGGAACGTGTTGAAAAAGTTCTGGAAGATTTGAATGTTGGCATGAAAGACGTCATAAGAACGAGAATCTTTACTACCAATATTATTACTTTTGAAGATGTTGCAAGAGCGCATTCAGCGTTTTTTAAAGATGTAAAACCTACAACCGGATTTTATGAAATCAGTAAATTGGTTGCTCCTGAATATTTAGTTGAAATTGAATTTACTGCTGTTGTGCAGTAA
- a CDS encoding chaperone modulator CbpM encodes MNSKNLIQIKQFCVYHEIENTFITELHNYGLVQIIVLEEDEYLQPEQLPAVEKMIRLHYDLKINIEGIDVIANLLDKIETLQQNLTTTQNKLRLYEQHQIEE; translated from the coding sequence ATGAATAGTAAAAACTTAATTCAAATAAAACAGTTTTGCGTCTATCACGAAATTGAAAATACCTTTATAACAGAATTGCATAATTATGGTTTGGTACAAATTATTGTTCTTGAAGAAGATGAATATTTGCAACCGGAACAATTGCCTGCGGTCGAGAAGATGATTCGTCTTCATTATGATCTTAAAATCAACATTGAAGGTATTGATGTGATTGCTAATTTATTGGACAAAATCGAAACTTTGCAACAAAATCTTACGACAACACAAAATAAACTTCGTCTTTATGAACAACATCAAATTGAGGAATAA
- a CDS encoding J domain-containing protein, whose translation MDYINYYKVLEISKSATEAEIKKAYRKMARKYHPDLNPNDKEAEKKFKEINEANEVLSNPENRKKYDKYGKDWKHADEFEKAGYDPNQQQYSRQQQGGNQSYTDFGGGDFSGSDFSDFFNSMYGSAGRSSRSQAKYRGQDFNAELQLDLASAYSTHKQNLTVNGKNIRITIPAGVENGQIIKIPNHGAPGANGGPNGDLYITFLIDNNSDFKREGNNLYADVDLDLYTAILGGEIFVNTFDGKVKIKVPAETQPGTKVKLKGKGFPIYKKENQFGDLYITYTLKLPTKLSQKEKELFEELAKLRNHE comes from the coding sequence ATGGATTATATCAACTATTATAAAGTACTGGAAATCTCAAAATCAGCGACTGAAGCCGAAATCAAGAAGGCTTATCGAAAAATGGCTCGTAAATATCATCCGGATTTAAACCCGAATGATAAGGAGGCTGAGAAAAAATTTAAAGAAATAAACGAGGCTAATGAGGTTTTGAGCAATCCCGAAAATCGTAAAAAATATGATAAGTACGGAAAGGACTGGAAACATGCTGATGAATTTGAAAAAGCGGGTTACGATCCTAATCAGCAACAATATTCGAGACAACAACAAGGCGGAAATCAAAGTTATACTGATTTTGGAGGCGGAGATTTCTCAGGAAGTGATTTTTCTGATTTCTTCAATTCTATGTATGGTTCTGCGGGAAGAAGTTCCAGAAGTCAGGCAAAATACCGAGGACAGGATTTTAATGCGGAGCTGCAATTAGATTTGGCATCAGCTTATTCCACTCACAAACAAAACTTAACTGTAAACGGCAAAAATATCCGAATTACAATTCCTGCCGGAGTTGAAAACGGACAAATAATAAAGATTCCAAATCATGGCGCGCCCGGAGCAAATGGCGGTCCAAATGGTGATTTGTATATTACTTTTTTGATTGATAATAACTCAGATTTTAAACGTGAAGGCAATAATTTGTATGCCGATGTTGATCTGGATTTATATACCGCTATTTTGGGTGGAGAAATTTTCGTGAATACTTTTGATGGAAAGGTAAAAATAAAAGTTCCTGCCGAAACACAACCGGGAACTAAAGTAAAATTGAAAGGAAAAGGTTTTCCAATCTATAAAAAAGAGAATCAGTTTGGGGATTTATACATTACGTATACTTTAAAACTTCCGACCAAATTGTCCCAAAAAGAAAAAGAATTATTCGAAGAATTAGCTAAATTAAGAAATCATGAATAG